One Thomasclavelia spiroformis DSM 1552 DNA window includes the following coding sequences:
- the pth gene encoding aminoacyl-tRNA hydrolase, whose translation MKLIVGLGNPGKEYAGTRHNCGFMVIDHLASKLNVDVDQNKFKGLYAKVKYHGEDIILLKPQTYMNLSGESVNAVMNFFKIDKEDLLVIYDDLDMPVGKLRLRKTGSAGGHNGIKNIIAHLNSQDFKRIRVGIDRHKYMNVADYVLSRFSKVESEAIEQGIENAANAVLDYLDNDFNHAMNYYN comes from the coding sequence ATGAAATTAATTGTAGGATTAGGAAATCCAGGTAAAGAATATGCTGGAACACGTCATAATTGTGGGTTTATGGTAATTGATCATTTAGCTAGTAAGTTAAATGTAGATGTTGATCAAAATAAGTTTAAAGGATTATATGCTAAGGTAAAATATCACGGTGAAGATATTATTTTATTAAAGCCTCAAACATATATGAATCTTTCAGGAGAATCAGTCAATGCAGTGATGAATTTTTTTAAGATTGATAAAGAGGATTTACTTGTGATATATGATGATCTAGATATGCCGGTTGGTAAATTAAGATTAAGAAAAACAGGTAGTGCTGGTGGTCATAATGGTATTAAAAATATTATTGCCCATTTAAATAGTCAGGATTTTAAAAGAATTAGAGTAGGGATTGATCGTCATAAATATATGAACGTAGCTGATTATGTTTTATCACGTTTTTCTAAAGTTGAAAGTGAAGCAATTGAGCAAGGAATTGAAAATGCAGCTAATGCAGTGCTTGATTATCTTGATAATGATTTTAATCATGCAATGAATTATTATAATTAG